One window of Xanthomonas sp. 10-10 genomic DNA carries:
- a CDS encoding thiol-disulfide oxidoreductase DCC family protein, with protein MSQVESPQVDTRSASATIVFDGVCLLCNGWVTFLLRHDRRGRYRFAAMQGQAGRTLLQQHGLDPDDPLSFLLVDDTGAWTDSDAIVRVLAGLGGLWHLVTVLRVVPRGLRDIGYRLIARNRYRWFGRSEHCMLPTPEQRTRFLD; from the coding sequence TTGAGCCAGGTTGAATCGCCGCAGGTTGATACGCGCAGTGCGTCGGCAACCATCGTGTTCGATGGCGTATGCCTGCTGTGCAATGGCTGGGTCACGTTCCTGCTGCGCCACGATCGGCGCGGGCGTTATCGCTTTGCCGCGATGCAGGGGCAAGCCGGGCGCACGCTGCTGCAGCAGCATGGGCTGGATCCGGATGATCCGTTGTCGTTTCTGCTGGTGGACGACACCGGAGCCTGGACCGACAGCGATGCCATCGTGCGTGTGCTGGCAGGATTGGGTGGCTTGTGGCACCTGGTCACCGTGTTGCGCGTGGTGCCACGTGGCCTGCGCGATATCGGTTACCGCCTGATCGCACGCAATCGCTATCGCTGGTTCGGCCGGTCCGAGCACTGCATGCTGCCCACACCCGAGCAGCGCACGCGGTTTCTGGATTAA
- a CDS encoding DUF4166 domain-containing protein, producing MVGQAAFAQLPAPVRALHSVQERQTFVGRAQIQRGRHALVPLLALLSRLPRSGEVDVEVEFLVDAHGERWHRRFAGLPMYSRLWRQGGALREHLGAVRFEFALRAEADALYWQATRVWAFGVIPLPARWFEQVRCREHADTGRYGFFVDVYLPLVGPFIRYEGWLEPG from the coding sequence ATAGTGGGCCAGGCTGCGTTTGCGCAGCTGCCCGCGCCGGTGCGCGCGCTGCATTCGGTGCAGGAGCGGCAGACCTTCGTCGGAAGGGCGCAGATCCAGCGCGGCCGCCACGCATTGGTGCCGTTGCTGGCGCTGTTGAGCCGGTTGCCGCGTAGTGGCGAGGTGGATGTCGAGGTGGAATTTCTGGTCGATGCGCACGGCGAACGTTGGCATCGGCGGTTTGCTGGGTTGCCGATGTATTCGCGGTTGTGGCGGCAGGGGGGCGCACTGCGCGAGCACCTGGGGGCGGTGCGTTTCGAATTCGCGCTACGTGCCGAGGCCGACGCGTTGTACTGGCAGGCCACGCGCGTATGGGCGTTCGGCGTGATTCCGCTACCCGCGCGCTGGTTCGAGCAGGTGCGTTGCCGGGAACATGCCGACACCGGCCGCTATGGATTTTTCGTCGACGTGTACCTGCCGCTGGTGGGGCCGTTCATTCGCTACGAGGGTTGGCTTGAGCCAGGTTGA
- the pgeF gene encoding peptidoglycan editing factor PgeF: MAVAAPFVLPADWPAPPRIQALTTLRYGLGGSLAPFDTLNLGNRNSADGDTPEQVERNRAQLAQALALPSAPHWLRQVHGVEVVRVEAPPLAPGAQSAPAGDHAPAASEPAADAAVTAVPGVVLAILTADCLPVVLAAVDGSEVAAAHAGWRGLADGMLERSVAAMRTPASRLVAWLGPAAGPQAYEIGQDVFDAFLADDAQAQAAFSATRPGHWRVDLYALARQRLQRAGVPAHAIHGGGLCTISDPQRFFSHRRDRRSGRMATLAWIAP, translated from the coding sequence ATGGCAGTGGCTGCACCGTTCGTGCTGCCGGCCGACTGGCCGGCGCCACCGCGTATCCAGGCGCTGACCACCTTGCGTTACGGCCTGGGCGGCTCGCTGGCACCGTTCGACACGCTCAACCTCGGCAATCGCAACAGTGCCGATGGCGATACGCCCGAGCAGGTGGAGCGCAACCGGGCACAGCTGGCCCAGGCGCTGGCGTTGCCGAGCGCGCCGCACTGGTTGCGGCAGGTGCACGGCGTCGAGGTCGTGCGCGTCGAAGCGCCGCCGCTTGCACCGGGTGCGCAGTCGGCTCCAGCAGGCGATCACGCGCCCGCTGCGTCCGAGCCCGCGGCCGATGCGGCGGTCACTGCCGTGCCTGGCGTGGTGCTGGCGATCCTGACTGCCGATTGCCTGCCGGTGGTGCTGGCGGCTGTAGACGGCAGCGAAGTGGCCGCAGCGCATGCCGGCTGGCGTGGGCTGGCCGATGGCATGCTGGAGCGCAGCGTGGCCGCCATGCGCACGCCGGCGTCGCGGCTGGTCGCATGGCTGGGGCCGGCAGCCGGACCGCAGGCGTATGAAATCGGTCAGGACGTGTTCGACGCCTTCCTCGCCGATGACGCGCAGGCGCAGGCCGCCTTCAGCGCCACGCGGCCGGGGCATTGGCGGGTGGATCTGTATGCGCTGGCGCGCCAGCGCCTGCAGCGTGCCGGCGTGCCGGCCCACGCGATCCATGGCGGCGGGCTGTGTACCATTTCCGATCCGCAACGCTTTTTTTCGCATCGCCGCGATCGTCGCAGCGGGCGCATGGCCACGCTGGCCTGGATCGCGCCCTGA
- the rluD gene encoding 23S rRNA pseudouridine(1911/1915/1917) synthase RluD: protein MSDPSADPIDPSIRQAIVPDNAAGRRFDAVLAELFPEFSRSRLSEWIKSGDALLDGEMARPRDTLRGGESVQLQVVLETQTHAAPQDIPLNVLYEDDQVLVIDKPAGLVVHPGAGNPDGTLVNALLFRDPALSAVPRAGVVHRLDKDTSGVMVVARTVQAQTALVEQLSARDVHRQYLAVVVGALVSGGTANAPIDRHPRDRLKMAVRDDGRDAVTHYRLRERFRAHTALECRLETGRTHQIRVHMAHLKSPIVGDPLYGGALKLPKGATDELVHELRTFKRQALHAETLEFLHPVSGEPVRASAPVPSDLQRLMTALRDDSARAAELARR, encoded by the coding sequence ATGTCCGACCCATCTGCCGACCCCATCGACCCGTCCATCCGTCAGGCCATCGTGCCCGATAACGCCGCAGGGCGCCGTTTCGACGCGGTGTTGGCCGAGCTGTTCCCCGAATTCTCGCGCTCGCGGCTGTCGGAGTGGATCAAGTCCGGCGATGCGCTGCTGGATGGCGAAATGGCGCGTCCGCGCGACACCTTGCGCGGCGGCGAGAGCGTGCAGCTGCAGGTGGTGCTGGAAACCCAGACCCATGCGGCGCCGCAGGACATCCCGCTGAACGTGTTGTACGAAGACGATCAGGTACTGGTGATCGACAAGCCGGCCGGCCTGGTGGTGCACCCGGGCGCGGGCAACCCGGACGGCACCCTGGTCAATGCGCTGCTGTTCCGCGACCCGGCGCTGTCGGCGGTGCCGCGCGCCGGCGTGGTGCATCGGCTGGACAAGGACACCAGCGGCGTGATGGTGGTCGCCCGCACCGTGCAGGCGCAGACCGCCCTGGTGGAGCAGCTGTCTGCGCGCGATGTGCATCGCCAGTATCTGGCGGTGGTGGTCGGTGCGCTGGTCTCCGGTGGCACCGCCAATGCGCCGATCGACCGCCATCCGCGCGATCGCCTGAAGATGGCGGTACGCGACGACGGCCGCGATGCGGTCACCCACTACCGCCTGCGCGAGCGCTTCCGCGCGCACACCGCGCTGGAATGCCGGCTGGAAACCGGGCGTACGCATCAGATCCGCGTGCACATGGCGCACCTGAAATCGCCGATCGTCGGCGACCCGCTGTACGGCGGCGCGCTCAAGCTGCCCAAGGGCGCCACCGACGAACTGGTGCACGAGCTGCGCACCTTCAAGCGCCAGGCGCTGCATGCCGAAACCCTGGAATTCCTGCACCCGGTCAGCGGCGAGCCGGTGCGCGCCAGCGCGCCGGTGCCGTCCGACCTGCAGCGGCTGATGACCGCGCTGCGCGACGACAGTGCACGCGCGGCCGAGCTGGCGCGCCGTTGA
- a CDS encoding outer membrane protein assembly factor BamD: MIRRSTFSAPARLIALMLVMAFVVTGCHRGAKDKNPDEGMPVEQLYGKGHGLMEKGNWAGAEASYKRLIAQYPYGPYTEQAMIETAYAQYKAGKHDDTVSSVDRFIRTYPTHRNIAYLYYLRGLANSNRDTVFLRRVWSLDPSRRDLSSPQQAYNDFNTVTDRYPNSRYAPDARKRMIELRDVFAQHELDNALYYLRRNAWVSAAGRANYLLETYPQSAYQYDAVAVLAEAYTHLGNKTLAADARRVLELNSPQHPWLTGDWPKYPWAIRKLNPFAGEKSAATGQRNAQMNRD, encoded by the coding sequence ATGATCCGACGGTCCACGTTTTCCGCGCCTGCGCGCCTGATTGCCCTCATGCTGGTCATGGCGTTCGTCGTCACCGGCTGCCACCGCGGCGCCAAGGACAAGAATCCCGACGAGGGCATGCCGGTCGAGCAGCTCTACGGCAAAGGCCACGGCCTGATGGAGAAAGGCAACTGGGCTGGCGCCGAAGCCAGCTACAAGCGCCTGATCGCCCAGTACCCGTATGGTCCGTACACCGAGCAGGCGATGATCGAAACCGCCTACGCGCAGTACAAGGCCGGCAAGCACGACGATACGGTGTCCAGCGTCGACCGCTTCATCCGCACCTATCCCACGCACCGTAATATCGCGTACCTGTACTACCTGCGCGGGCTGGCCAACAGCAACCGCGACACGGTGTTCCTGCGCCGGGTGTGGTCGCTGGATCCGAGCCGTCGCGACCTGTCCTCGCCGCAGCAGGCCTACAACGACTTCAACACGGTCACCGACCGTTATCCCAACAGCCGCTACGCACCGGACGCGCGCAAGCGGATGATCGAGCTGCGCGACGTGTTCGCCCAGCACGAACTGGACAACGCGCTGTACTACCTGCGCCGCAACGCCTGGGTGTCCGCAGCCGGTCGTGCCAACTATCTGCTGGAAACCTACCCGCAGAGCGCCTATCAATACGATGCCGTTGCGGTCCTGGCCGAGGCCTATACGCACCTGGGCAACAAGACCCTGGCCGCAGACGCGCGCCGCGTGCTGGAGCTCAACAGCCCGCAGCACCCGTGGCTGACCGGCGACTGGCCGAAGTACCCCTGGGCGATCCGCAAGC